Proteins encoded in a region of the Triplophysa dalaica isolate WHDGS20190420 chromosome 10, ASM1584641v1, whole genome shotgun sequence genome:
- the LOC130430391 gene encoding SLAM family member 5-like, translating to MFFGIFICLCSWSLEGVFGSASVSVSVMEGDSVLLSVNITEAQRRDGIMWTYGLIPIAKLKTGNKYMTFNGTDGMFRDRLKLNETGSLIITDIRIKHSGLYYISTTSEEKPFKIINITVYNRLPVPLITNSSSLEGSSSSKCVFLCSVMNVSHVSLSWYKGKSLLSSISVSEHSNINISLHLECLDDSYTCVVNNPITNQTQHLNTDVCHLCPDMTTIERSRHHISDYIIPLSGAAGSLTIVTVLLIFFVCRKSRKTNQDGVIVMISEADKETQEQKTQLQTVVLFTAETDQAGEQEITYADPTFCKREMKKKRCAVETDVVYAGVMRR from the exons ATGTTCTTTGGGATTTTCATCTGTTTGTGCTCGTGGAGTCTGGAGG gtgtgtttggttcTGCATCCGTCTCTGTGTCTGTGATGGAAGGAGAttctgtccttctgtctgtgAATATTACTGAAGCACAGAGACGTGATGGAATCATGTGGACATACGGTTTAATTCCTATAGCTAAACTCAAGACTGGTAATAAATATATGACATTTAATGGCACTGATGGGatgttcagagacagactgaagctgaatgagacgggatctctcatcatcacagacatcagaatcaaacactctggactttattatatctccaCAACCAGCGAAGAGAAGCCATTCAAGATAATCAACATTACAGTCTATA ATCGTCTGCCTGTTCCTCTCATCACCAATTCTTCATCTTTAGAAGGATCTTCATcatcaaaatgtgtgtttttgtgttcagtgatgaatgtgtcacatgtgagtctctcctggtacaaaggaaagagtttattgtccagcatcagtgtgtctgaacacAGTAACATCAACATCTCTCTTCATCTGGAGTGTCTGGATGATTCTTACACATGTGTAGtgaacaatcccatcacaaaccagactcaacatctcaacactGATGTCTGTCATCTGTGTCCTGATATGACCACTATTG AACGAAGCCGTCATCACATTTCAGATTATATAATTCCTCTCTCTGGTGCCGCTGGATCTCTGACGATTGTAACTGTACTTCTGATCTTCTTCGTCTGCAGgaaaagcagaaaaacaaatcaagatg GAGTAATTGTCATGATTTCGGAGGCTGACAAGGAGACACAGGAACAGAAGACCCAATTGCAGACAGTGG TTTTGTTCACAGCTGAAACAGATCAGGCGGGTGAACAGGAGATCACTTATGCAGATCCAACATTCTgtaaaagagaaatgaaaaaaaag AGATGTGCAGTGGAGACTGATGTTGTTTATGCAGGAGTCATGAGAAGATGA